The genomic DNA AAAGTCGACACTGAGATTCCACTGGTCTGCGTTTGTGGAAACCATGACGTTGGCAATCGACCGACTTCGAAATCGATCGCCAGTTATCAGAAGAATTTTGGAGATGATTACTTTTCGTTCTGGGCTGGTGGGGTCTGCAACATTGTCTTGAATTCCAGTGTCCTGAAAGACCCAACTGGCGCTCCGGAAGTGCTCGCTGCTCAACAGACTTGGCTTGAGCAAAAACTTCTCGAAGCTCAGCAGTCGAAGGCTAAGCATATTTTCCTGTTTCAGCATCACCCGATGTTTCTACAGAAAGAAGATGAGCCGGATCAGTACTTCAACATTCCGCTCGAGCGAAGGGCGCCGCTGCTCGATCAACTCAAACAGGCTGAAGTTCGTGCCATCTTCGCCGGTCACTACCACCGCAATGCCTACGGTCGAGCTGGCGAGATGGAAATGATCACCACTGGCCCGGTCGGCCGCCCACTCGGTAAAGATCCCTCTGGATTTCGTATTGTGATCGTTCAAGAAACCAGCATCCAACACCAGTATTACGGAATGGATGACGTCCCAAAGAAAATCAACCTCACGGATCAGGTCAAACCGTAACGTGTTGCTGGTCTGTCGCATTTGGTGACAGGGAACTGGTGACAGGGAACTGAGGCTGAGTCATCCTTGGAGATTAAGCAGCTCGATTCACTCGCCGCTCTTCACCGAGCTTTTCAAGGATGAGATGAACAGTCGTCTGAGTGGCCCCTTGATGAGAGAGAACGAGATCACGGGCACGATGCCCCATTGCAGTCGCAGTGCCCGTATTTTGGAATGACTCACAAACGAAGTTGTTGAGATCGTCTTGGCTGTGAGCAATTCGAAGGGCGTCTTGCGATTTCAGAATCTCGACGATCTGCCGGAAGTTGCGAGTGTTCGGACCGCAGCAGACAGGCACACCGTAAGCTGCCGGTTCAAGCATATTTTGACCACCACGATTTCCGAAGCTGCCACCCACAAACGCAGCGTCAGCGAGTGCCCAGCAGTGACCCAATTCGCCAACAGTATCAAGCAGACCAACCGGCGGAGGGTTGTTGCTCGAAAGCTTTTGCGCCGACTGTTGAGATCGTCGAATGATTGAATGCCCACGTTCCTGAATCAGCTGAGCGATGGCTTCGCCGCGCTCTGGATGACGGGGGACGATGATCAACCTGCTCTTTGGATTCTGTCGGCGCAATTCTTCAAAGGTGATCAGCGCCATCTCTTCTTCCGGGTCTTGAGTGCTCCCGGCAATGAAAATAAACTCATCACTTTCGATCTGGAAAAACCTGCGAAGCTCTTCGACTTCAGGACGCCGACGGTTGGTTTCAACTCCGTCAAACTTGATTGATCCAGTCACCTGAATCCGTTCTTCAGCACAACCGAGCTCCAGAAAGCGTTGTCGATACTCTTCTGACTGTACCGCAATCAATCCGACCCGATTGAGTAAGCGAGACATGAGGAACCGAATTTTTCGGTACCCCTTGAAACTCTTTTCGCTCAACCGTCCGTTGATCAGCATCACCGGAATTTGCAGCGACGAGGCTCGTGTCAAAAAGTTGGGCCAGATTTCGAGTTCGACAAGGACAATCAAATCGGGCTGAGCGCGTTTCAAGGCTTCCCGCACACTCCAGGTAAAATCGAGTGGGAAATAGGAGATTTCGCAATCGGTCAGTTTCTCTCTGGCAACTTGAAAACCGGTTTGCGTTGTCGTCGTCACAAGGATATCGAGCGGGTCACAACTGTTGTTCCGTAACTGACGGATAATCTGTTGCAACTGCAATACCTCACCCACGCTCACGGCATGAATCCAGACACGTTTCGTCGCAACCGATTTCCGCTCGGGTAAACGGCCCCAGAACTTCTGGCCCCACCCTTCACGGTATTTCCCATGCCTCCATCTCTGACACAGCAATGCTGGCGAGATGGCAGCAATGAGAACGAGATAAATCAGATTGAACAGCACTCCCGGCACAATCGTCCCTGATTGTTAAAGTTCATTTTCCAGACGGCGAATAATTGAAGAATGAAACTCTATTCGAAATAGTCAAATCCGGGCTAGCCGAATTTGCCGACTCTGACTGTGTCCCTTGCCTGAACCGCGTTGTTTACGGCCCTTACGGAAGCGTCACAACGGTTAAAAGTCTGATTTTGTTGACTTCAGGTGGTTCACGATATATCCTGAACACATCAGCGTGTCTTGATCGAGACATCGTTGCCCTCCTTACTTCGACGGTTGAAATCCCCTTTCTTCCGTCCGACAGAAAACTGGCCTGCCAGATGTTTCACCAACTTGCACGATGCAGCTTTCTATTTTCGGCTCTGACGTTTGTGATTGTTTCACAAACCTGCGGCGAGGTTCTCTCTCAAGAACCTGCCCCCGAGCCCAAAGCACAAGCACCGGCTCCTGAGGCTAAACCTCCAGAATCTGCGGCGGCTGCTAAAGCTCCTGAACCGGCTCCAGCGCTACATTCCCGAATCGATTCGCTGTTGAAGCAGTCTCAGTTTGGTCCAGTCGCTGAAGTTGCAGAGGACTCGACATTTGCTCGCCGTGTGTATCTCGACCTGATTGGGAGAATCCCCACAGTTGAGGAGTTGAAAGCATTTCTTTCGAGCAGCTCGCCAGAGAAACGTCAACTCCTGGTTGACGACTTGCTCGCCCGTCCCGACTTCAATCGTCATATGGCAGTGACGTTCGATTTAATGCTGATGGAGCGACGCGGCGGAAAGCATGTCAAACCGGATGAATTCAGGCAGTACCTTGAGGACTCATTTCGACAAAACAAATCGTACTTACAGCTGTCGAAGGAAATCCTTGCTGCCGATGGAACTGCTGAGAAGAATCGTCCGGCTGCAGCGTTTTATCTTGAACGAGATGTCGCTCCCGATTTGTTGACTCGGGAAATCGGTCGCGTTTTCTTTGGCGTCGACTTGCAGTGTGCACAGTGCCACAACCACCCGAATATCGACGACTATCATCAGGAAGACTATTACGGTTTGCAGGCGTTCATCGTCCGTGCAAGTCTGTTTCAGCCGGACAAGAAGAAACCAGCTGTCATTGCCGAAAAAGCAGTTGGCGAGGCTTCGTTTGAATCGGTCTTCACTGCTCGAGCCAGTATGACCGGTCCGCGGGTTCTCGGTGGTGAAGAACTCGTTGAGGTCTCTCTGAAACCGGGGGAGCGATATCAAGTTGCACCAGCGAAGAACGTCCGCCCGATCCCGAAGGAAAGCCGGTTTGAGAAACTCGCAGAGATGACAACCGCTCAACCCTCGGCAGCGTTCAATCAAAATATTGCCAATCGATTATGGGCACATATGCTCGGACGCGGTCTCGTCCACCCGGTCGACTTGCATCATTCTGGGAACCCACCTTCACATCCTGAACTTCTCAACTTGATCACAGAGGATTTCGTTGCAAGAAAGTACGATGTGAAATCCTACCTCAGAGAAATCGCGCTCAGCGAAGTCTATCAACGTTCCTCTCGACTTCAGGTTTCCGCAACATCGCTCGAGGAGACACGAAAGCAGGTTGCAGCTTTGGAGGCCAAAGCTGATGCAGAATTCGACAAGTCATACGAGGCTGATGAACTTGTCGAAACCGCCACAGAGAAACTGGACGCAGCTTTCGCTGAATTGAAGCCGTTTCAAGAGAAGATCGAAAAGGCAAACAAGGCAATCGAAGCTGCGATGAAAGTTCGAGACGCTGCGAACGCAAAGGTCGCCCCCGCAAAGAAAGCGACTGCCGAAAAGGTCCGACTCCACCAACTTCTCGTCAACGCTCACCAACGAGTAAAAATCGCTTCGGATGCACTCAAAGAAGACAAGGAACTGGCTGCCACAGTTGCCGTTGTGCAAAACAAAGAAACTGCAATGGCTGCGGAAGTGAAGAAACTCAAAGCTGCGGAAGCAGCTGTCGTGGCTGCGTTAGCAAAATCAGAAGAGGCATTGAAAGCAACACACGTCGCATCAGATGCTGCCGTCGCCGCAGCTGTTCCGATCGAAGAGAAAGTTCGGAAGTTACGAACCGAGCAGATCGCGACAAGAAAAGTCGCTGCCGATCACCGCGAAGCAGCAGCCTTAGCGACCAACAAAGCCAACGAACTCAAGTCGCTGATTGAGTATGGCGAGTTGCAACAAAAGATCGCTTCGCTCCAGAAGGAAATTCCTATCGCAAAAACGGCTTTGCAATCGAACACGTCGAAGATGCCCGCTTTAGAAAAAACGCTCTCAGAGAAGACGTCAGCAATGACAGCCGCTCAACAGGCGACCGCTGCAGCTCAGAAAGTGGTTCAGGAGAGCGAATCGGCACTGCAGAAGCATCAGGCAACAGAGACTTTGCTCAAAGATTCACTCACTAAATTGAATGAAGCAGCCAATAACCTGCCGGGCGAAAACCCACTAGCGACGGCAAAAACAGAAATCCAAACGTCACTCACAACGACTGAAGCTGCTATGAAAAGCATGCAAGCTCAAGTCACACAACAAAAGAATGACCTCACTGCGAAAACGGCAACAATGGCAACAGCAACCGCCGATCTCAAAGTCGCAGACAATGCTTTGAAAGCTCAGCAGCAACTCGTGAAGAAACTGGAAGCTGAACTTGCCAGCAAAGAGTCGGAGTTGCAGAAAAGCCAGGAATCACTGGAAGCGATGGAAGGGAAAATTGTAACCCAGTCATCGAAACGAATGAACGCTTCCGGTCTGAGCCAACTCACTCCTGAACAACTAGGCTGGAGCGTTCTTGTTGCGACCGGCCAGCGCGACCGAGTCCGCGCCGCTGAGGCTGCGAAGCTCAACAAGGCAAAGCCGCTTTCTGAAGCCGACCTGAAAGATCCTGCCAAGGTCGCCGCTCGTGAAGCGGAAGTTGACGCGGCCACCTACACTACGCTCAGCAAAAACGTCGCCACGTTTGTCAAACTCTTCGGAGCGACTGCCGGTCAGCCTCAAAATGATTTTTTCGCGACAGCAGAACAGGCATTGTTCTTTGCAAACGGAAACGAATTGAATGCGTGGTTAGCCCCGTCCGGGGGGAATCTGACCGACCGACTTCTTAAAATCGAAGACCCGACATCTTTGACACAAGAGCTTTACCTCTCGGTTCTCTGTCGACCTCCGACGAAGCTTGAAATCAAAGATATGACGGACTATTTGAACACTCGTACTGACGCCAGACCGGCAGCTGTTCAGGAACTCGCCTGGGCATTGATCACTTCTGCCGAGTTTCGATTTCAGTATTGATCGCGTTATAGACCGTCGTGCGTGTCACTCACGACAAATGAATTGAGAATGATTTACATAACTTCTGGAATTGTGGTCACTCACTGGAGTGACGTTCCCTGGTTCAGAATTTGTTAGAGCGAATTACTATGAAATGCAATTATTCTTGCGGATCAGATGATCACCAGATGGCCCGAAGGCAGTTTCTGGGAACGCTCACTGGTGGCTTCGTTGTCGGCGGATTAGGAACTTTCACACATGGAGAAGCTGCCGAGCATCTGCGGGCCAATCAAATGCGCGTGCTCACTGTCTTCCTGTCTGGAGGTGTCAGCCAGCTCGAAACCTGGGACCCCAAACCCAAGACAGACACCGGCGGACCATTCCGAGCGATTCCGACAGCCGTTCCGGGAATTCATATCTCGGAGTTGCTGCCTCATACCGCTCAACATATGGATAAGCTCTCCCTGATTCGGAGCATTAACACGAAGAATGGAGATCACGGAAAGGGCAAGTACCAGATGCTTCACGGCCGCAACCGAATGCCAGGAATTGACAATCCTCACTTGGGTGCCGTGCTTGCCAAAGGTCTCGAACGTCCCAACTCCGGTTTACCCGGCTTCATTCGTGTTCAAGCTGGCGGACGTGGGAACGACTCTGCGTATCTCGGCCCACGTTACAGCAGCATTGGCGTCAACGGAGCCCCGCCTCCAAATTCTGCCAGAGTCGCATCACTGTCCGCTGAAATTGACAAGTCTCGCCAAGACCTTCGACGTCGTGCCAATTCACGATTCATGTCGACCCGCCGGACAGCCGAGACTGACGCCTACACACAAACGTACGAGCAGGCGTTACAGCTGATGGAAAAACGAGACGTCTTCGATGTGAATCTTGAACCAGCCAAAGAGCACGAACGCTACGGCACAAAAGTCGACTTCGGCCGTCAGTGCTTAATTGCCCGGCGACTGTTGGAGAACGACGTTCCATTCGTCCAGATTTCACACACCAACTACGATACCCACAACGAAAACTTTAACTTCCACCTGGAACAAATGGGTGAGTTCGATAGACCGTTTTCGACGCTCATCAGTGACCTCCACGAACGTGGTCTCATGAAGTCAACCCTCGTTGTTGTCATGTCTGAATTCGGTCGAACGCCTCGTATCAATGCACGCTACGGACGTGACCACTGGGGAAGTGCGTGGTCAATTTGTCTCGGTGGAGCAAAAGTTCAGCCCGGTGCTGTCATCGGAAAAACAAATGAGAATGGAACTCAGGTGATTGACCGCGAGGTTGATCATGGTCACCTGTTTCACACATACCTGTCCGCTGTCGGACTGGAATCGACCTCACACTTCAACATCGCCGGTCGAGAGGTCCCTCTCGCTGATCCCTCACGCAGCGCGATTAGTGAGCTGATTTCTTAGTCGAAGAATGACTGCTACATCGTTGTGCCGGACACATGACCGGACACATGACCGGACACATGACCGGACACATGACCGGACACATGAAGTGTCCACAGATATTATTGCACTCAAAATAGACACCCTTGGAGAATTTTGCACATGTTTCGTTTCTGGAGTCACGTACTCAGCGTTGGCGTTTTGATCACAACACTCTCAGCGACAGCTCAGGCTGAGCTCCGCGTCGGAGCCGTAGTGACCGACATCACCCCACTGAAGTTTCCGGTAATTGTCAACGGGAGCGTGACTTCAAGAAGCGTTGAGAAAGTCAACACGCCAGTGAATGCTCGCACAATTGTGATTGACGATGGGAATGAAAGAATCGCGATTAGCGTTGTCGATAGCTGCATGCTGCCGCGTCCACTCCTCGACGACATCAAAGCTCTTGCCGCGATGAAGACATCCCTCAAGGTGGATCGCATCCTGATTTCCGCAACACATGCTCACTCGGCTCCCTCATCCATGGGAGCGCTCGGAACAGATGCCGACGAAAACTACATCCCCTTTCTAAAAGAAAAAATGGTGGAAAGTTTCGTCGCTGCCGAGAAAAATCTCGAACCGGCACGAGTCGGTTGGGGGCTTGGTCACGCACCTGAGTACACAGCACTGCGTCGCTGGATTCGTAGACCGGATCGACTCGCGGATGATCCATTTGGAAACCCAACAGTTCGTGCGAATATGCACGCGGGGCGAAACCATGATGATGTGACCGGCGAGTCTGGACCAGAAGACCCTGATCTTTCACTCATCTCGTTTCAATCTCCTGATGGTCGTCCAATCGCTCTTCTTGCAAACTTCTCAATGCACTACTTTGGAGACCGCGACCTGAGTGCCGATTACTTCGGACGCTTCGCGAATGGCTTAAAAGAACGTCTCGCCCCGAAAGACTCTGACGACCACCCGCCGTTTGTAGGCATCATGTCGCACGGGTGCAGCGGAGATATCTGGCGACGGGATTACAAAACATTCGACCCCGACGCCGATGATTTCACTATTGAATCCTTCACGCAGGGGCTTCTCGACATCGCGTTAAAGGCGTATGAAAAGATTGAATACAAAGATGCCGACATCGCCATGGCAGAAACCCGTATGGAACTCAACTACCGAGTTCCCGATGCACAGCGACTGCAATGGGCCCAGGCCATTGTAGACGAACTTGGAGACAAACTTCCTAAAACACTCCAGGAAGTCTACGCCCGAGAGCAAGTCTTCCTGAACAAGTTGCAATCGACGGAAATCGTCGTGCAGGGTGTTCGAATCGGAGACATTGGAATCGCCACAACTCCAAACGAAACATACGCATTAACCGGTTTGAAGCTCAAACTGAACTCACCGTTCCAGCATACGATGGTGATTGAACTTGCCAACGGAGGAGATGGCTACATTCCACCACCTGAACAACATTACCTGGGCGGATATAATACTTGGGCTGCCCGTTCAGCTGGTTTGGAAATTCAAGCGGAACCAAAAATTGCGGCTGCCGGATTGCATCTGCTGGAACAAGTTGCTGGGAAGCCTGCAACGGCCTACAAGCAAGCCAATGGGCCTTCTGCTCAAAAAATCCTGGACCTCAAGCCAGAAGCTTATTGGCGTATGGCGGAGATGGCCGGCCCGATAGCTGAAGATGTCTCTTCGAACGAACATCACGGAACATACGAAGACGGAGTTGTCTATTTCCTCGACGGTCCACACTCCGACACATTTTGCAAGCCGGGTGAACTCAACCGGACTGCTCACTTTGCAGGCGGTCGAATGGTTTCGAAGCTGGACGAAATCGATGGAGATTACACCGTCTCGATGTGGATCTGGAATGGAATGCCGACAGATGCTCGTGAAGTGACCGGCTGGATGTTTTCACATGGTCGCAGTTTCACACCTGCCAGTCTCGGCGAACATCTGGGAATCGGGGGAGTTGATAACCATCCCGGTCAGTTGCTGCTCTCAATCAACGGTAAAACGGTTGCAGGCAAATCACAAATTGAGCGATGGACCTGGAACCATGTTGTCATGACCAGCAAAGATGGGCAATTTCAAGTTTACCTGAATGGGAACTCGACTCCGGAAATCGACTTGAAGTCCAAAGATGCAGGACTCTCCATTGATCAGTTTTTCATTGGCGGTCGCTGTGATAACGAATCGAACTGGGAAGGTCGCGTGGATGAAGTTGCTCTGTTCAACAGAGCTCTGACACCGGCCGAAATTCAATCCCTTTCTGTGAAGTGAGACTGACTATGGATGTCACCAAAACGCATATCGAAAAAGACTACAAAGCGGACCGACCGCTGCTCTCCTGCTGTTACGCACTGGACGGCGCTCATGTTTTCGTCGGCTGTGAAGACTACAAAGTCTGGCGATTCAAAGTTGCTGATGGCACGAAAGTCGAACTCGATACCGATGCCTGGGCGAGAACGTTGCTTCTGGTCGATGCAGGCAAAACTCTCATCACAGGCGGCTACGATGGCCGCCTGATCTGGTG from Thalassoglobus polymorphus includes the following:
- a CDS encoding metallophosphoesterase, whose product is MRLFFPATLFLIAFPMWMSNASAEDETSVVVDQRFTQAANRTFKAFNSPLEQSWQGPFFFLQLADTQYGMFTGNKGFEKEAALTQQAVEHINRLQPRFVIVCGDLTNATPDQTRYQAQVKQYHQDFSKVDTEIPLVCVCGNHDVGNRPTSKSIASYQKNFGDDYFSFWAGGVCNIVLNSSVLKDPTGAPEVLAAQQTWLEQKLLEAQQSKAKHIFLFQHHPMFLQKEDEPDQYFNIPLERRAPLLDQLKQAEVRAIFAGHYHRNAYGRAGEMEMITTGPVGRPLGKDPSGFRIVIVQETSIQHQYYGMDDVPKKINLTDQVKP
- a CDS encoding 3-deoxy-D-manno-octulosonic acid transferase, coding for MLFNLIYLVLIAAISPALLCQRWRHGKYREGWGQKFWGRLPERKSVATKRVWIHAVSVGEVLQLQQIIRQLRNNSCDPLDILVTTTTQTGFQVAREKLTDCEISYFPLDFTWSVREALKRAQPDLIVLVELEIWPNFLTRASSLQIPVMLINGRLSEKSFKGYRKIRFLMSRLLNRVGLIAVQSEEYRQRFLELGCAEERIQVTGSIKFDGVETNRRRPEVEELRRFFQIESDEFIFIAGSTQDPEEEMALITFEELRRQNPKSRLIIVPRHPERGEAIAQLIQERGHSIIRRSQQSAQKLSSNNPPPVGLLDTVGELGHCWALADAAFVGGSFGNRGGQNMLEPAAYGVPVCCGPNTRNFRQIVEILKSQDALRIAHSQDDLNNFVCESFQNTGTATAMGHRARDLVLSHQGATQTTVHLILEKLGEERRVNRAA
- a CDS encoding LamG-like jellyroll fold domain-containing protein; the protein is MFRFWSHVLSVGVLITTLSATAQAELRVGAVVTDITPLKFPVIVNGSVTSRSVEKVNTPVNARTIVIDDGNERIAISVVDSCMLPRPLLDDIKALAAMKTSLKVDRILISATHAHSAPSSMGALGTDADENYIPFLKEKMVESFVAAEKNLEPARVGWGLGHAPEYTALRRWIRRPDRLADDPFGNPTVRANMHAGRNHDDVTGESGPEDPDLSLISFQSPDGRPIALLANFSMHYFGDRDLSADYFGRFANGLKERLAPKDSDDHPPFVGIMSHGCSGDIWRRDYKTFDPDADDFTIESFTQGLLDIALKAYEKIEYKDADIAMAETRMELNYRVPDAQRLQWAQAIVDELGDKLPKTLQEVYAREQVFLNKLQSTEIVVQGVRIGDIGIATTPNETYALTGLKLKLNSPFQHTMVIELANGGDGYIPPPEQHYLGGYNTWAARSAGLEIQAEPKIAAAGLHLLEQVAGKPATAYKQANGPSAQKILDLKPEAYWRMAEMAGPIAEDVSSNEHHGTYEDGVVYFLDGPHSDTFCKPGELNRTAHFAGGRMVSKLDEIDGDYTVSMWIWNGMPTDAREVTGWMFSHGRSFTPASLGEHLGIGGVDNHPGQLLLSINGKTVAGKSQIERWTWNHVVMTSKDGQFQVYLNGNSTPEIDLKSKDAGLSIDQFFIGGRCDNESNWEGRVDEVALFNRALTPAEIQSLSVK
- a CDS encoding DUF1501 domain-containing protein gives rise to the protein MARRQFLGTLTGGFVVGGLGTFTHGEAAEHLRANQMRVLTVFLSGGVSQLETWDPKPKTDTGGPFRAIPTAVPGIHISELLPHTAQHMDKLSLIRSINTKNGDHGKGKYQMLHGRNRMPGIDNPHLGAVLAKGLERPNSGLPGFIRVQAGGRGNDSAYLGPRYSSIGVNGAPPPNSARVASLSAEIDKSRQDLRRRANSRFMSTRRTAETDAYTQTYEQALQLMEKRDVFDVNLEPAKEHERYGTKVDFGRQCLIARRLLENDVPFVQISHTNYDTHNENFNFHLEQMGEFDRPFSTLISDLHERGLMKSTLVVVMSEFGRTPRINARYGRDHWGSAWSICLGGAKVQPGAVIGKTNENGTQVIDREVDHGHLFHTYLSAVGLESTSHFNIAGREVPLADPSRSAISELIS
- a CDS encoding DUF1549 domain-containing protein; this encodes MFHQLARCSFLFSALTFVIVSQTCGEVLSQEPAPEPKAQAPAPEAKPPESAAAAKAPEPAPALHSRIDSLLKQSQFGPVAEVAEDSTFARRVYLDLIGRIPTVEELKAFLSSSSPEKRQLLVDDLLARPDFNRHMAVTFDLMLMERRGGKHVKPDEFRQYLEDSFRQNKSYLQLSKEILAADGTAEKNRPAAAFYLERDVAPDLLTREIGRVFFGVDLQCAQCHNHPNIDDYHQEDYYGLQAFIVRASLFQPDKKKPAVIAEKAVGEASFESVFTARASMTGPRVLGGEELVEVSLKPGERYQVAPAKNVRPIPKESRFEKLAEMTTAQPSAAFNQNIANRLWAHMLGRGLVHPVDLHHSGNPPSHPELLNLITEDFVARKYDVKSYLREIALSEVYQRSSRLQVSATSLEETRKQVAALEAKADAEFDKSYEADELVETATEKLDAAFAELKPFQEKIEKANKAIEAAMKVRDAANAKVAPAKKATAEKVRLHQLLVNAHQRVKIASDALKEDKELAATVAVVQNKETAMAAEVKKLKAAEAAVVAALAKSEEALKATHVASDAAVAAAVPIEEKVRKLRTEQIATRKVAADHREAAALATNKANELKSLIEYGELQQKIASLQKEIPIAKTALQSNTSKMPALEKTLSEKTSAMTAAQQATAAAQKVVQESESALQKHQATETLLKDSLTKLNEAANNLPGENPLATAKTEIQTSLTTTEAAMKSMQAQVTQQKNDLTAKTATMATATADLKVADNALKAQQQLVKKLEAELASKESELQKSQESLEAMEGKIVTQSSKRMNASGLSQLTPEQLGWSVLVATGQRDRVRAAEAAKLNKAKPLSEADLKDPAKVAAREAEVDAATYTTLSKNVATFVKLFGATAGQPQNDFFATAEQALFFANGNELNAWLAPSGGNLTDRLLKIEDPTSLTQELYLSVLCRPPTKLEIKDMTDYLNTRTDARPAAVQELAWALITSAEFRFQY